A genomic window from Salmo salar chromosome ssa23, Ssal_v3.1, whole genome shotgun sequence includes:
- the LOC106584019 gene encoding leucine-rich repeat-containing protein 19 isoform X2 — MGSWGPGLCVVLCFWGTVSWNTLHGHIVGPCTVNTGTASFNCSWRKLAHIPTEIWNNATALDLSHNHLNLTNPQHLRQLQRLDQLVNLNLSGNYLPLLEKGHFCSLPFLQILDLSGCQLTSMEAGALQGLPRLGKLFLGHNILQAPLSVSAQTISFLDLHGNQELDHGSDDSSTGIRRPFHRKLLTEVIELPSPTPANSMTTTNGSEDGGQSRLSKSWQYLVAVLVTAISLSLLIAVLAKCQLVRRYLASYRHTRLIEGDTASQCDPNSLEVGFSMHNHGGQARSTHPAAVPQGEMDMEDEEDDDDDGFIEDNYIQASERERAKRALELQEEEDDMVFSIG; from the exons ATGGGGTCCTGGGGCCCCGGTCtgtgtgtggttttgtgtttCTGGGGAACAGTTAGTTGGAACACACTTCACGGTCACATTGTTGGCCCGTGTACTGTCAATACTGGCACG GCATCATTTAACTGCAGTTGGAGGAAACTGGCCCATATTCCAACAGAGATATGGAACAATGCAACCGCACTGGACCTCTCTCATAACCACCTGAACCTTACTAACCCTCAACACCTCAGACAACTACAGAGGTTGGATCAGCTGGTTAACCTAAATCTCTCAGGAAACTACCTCCCTCTGCTGGAGAAAGGCCACTTCTGCAGCCTGCCCTTCCTGCAGATACTAGACCTCAGTGGTTGCCAACTGACCTCCATGGAGGCTGGAGCTCTGCAGGGTTTACCAAGGTTAGGGAAGCTGTTTCTGGGGCACAACATACTGCAAGCCCCCCTGTCTGTTTCTGCTCAAACTATATCCTTCCTGGATCTCCATGGGAACCAAGAGCTTGACCATGGCTCTGATGATTCGTCGACAGGAATCAGAAGACCATTCCATAGGAAACTGTTAACAGAGGTCATTGAACTTCCCAGCCCAACTCCAGCTAACTCAATGACTACAACTAATG GCAGTGAGGATGGTGGTCAGAGCCGTTTATCCAAAAGCTGGCAGTAcctggtagcagtactggtgacggccatctccctctccctcctcatcgcTGTCCTGGCCAAATGCCAGCTGGTCCGCCGCTACCTGGCCAGTTACCGTCACACCCGGCTGATCGAGGGGGACACAGCCAGCCAGTGTGACCCCAACAGCCTGGAGGTAGGCTTCTCCATGCATAACCATGGGGGACAGGCACGGAGCACCCACCCTGCTGCTGTCCcccagggagagatggacatggaggatgaggaggatgatgatgatgatggcttCATAGAGGATAACTACATACAAgccagcgagagggagagggctaAGAGGGCACTGGAACtgcaggaagaggaggatgacatgGTATTTTCCATTGGCTAG